One Phalacrocorax carbo chromosome 12, bPhaCar2.1, whole genome shotgun sequence genomic window carries:
- the ITPRIP gene encoding inositol 1,4,5-trisphosphate receptor-interacting protein, which yields MPVGIFRVCLVVITAIVNHPLLFPKENGTVPENTEEIIQKMKEREESLRLEQLRLEQEIADQEATQKALEKAAEVVEESKEEKVRWDMWTALSMVIFLLIELWRQDFQEGNWQDTGGEEDDMAVLGKAFKGVAFPDKAVLASFYEKRILGTTGDMARMREMVEGFADDLLEALRSVCNRDADMEVEDCMGVGSMYENWRVRKPFVCDLIVPFAPPEPYRFQSQTWCSGDSFPPDEQGYGTIKVCRADEHGTGCICDKTKLGEDMLCLLHSQANTTRPSSEMEDLLCFKNTQYLDADQVMKWFQIAVTKAWNRISHKYEFDLSFSLLDSPGALKIKFRSGKSIAFNLTPVVQYENSDVYFISHFPQSSLAADLPSSTHWFLTFAVYERRFIHLVSKTLPANACHVSCLQILSFLHGKQCSLTGPSGLTNYHLKTVMLHLLQARPSQDWAPEKLEARLQDMLKFLEKCLHEKKLCHFFIGNGKVPAELGFPVIFQRAEPLNLFRPFVLRRDVYRKTVDTFHEMLRNMSALIKEYTVHIPIAHTNGIHKESL from the coding sequence ATGCCCGTGGGAATCTTCCGGGTGTGCCTAGTGGTGATTACAGCTATTGTCAACCACCCGCTCCTCTTCCCTAAAGAGAATGGCACTGTCCCCGAGAACACGGAAGAAATCATCCAGAAGATGAAGGAGCGGGAGGAGAGCCTTCGGCTGGAGCAGTTGCGTTTGGAGCAGGAAATCGCAGACCAGGAAGCCACACAAAAGGCTCTGGAAAAGGCTGCAGAGGTAgtggaggaaagcaaagaggaaaaggtCCGATGGGATATGTGGACTGCCCTTTCCATGGTCATCTTCCTGCTGATCGAGCTCTGGAGGCAGGATTTCCAGGAAGGGAATTGGCAGGACACAGGAGGAGAAGAGGATGACATGGCTGTCCTTGGGAAAGCATTTAAAGGAGTGGCCTTCCCTGACAAGGCTGTCTTGGCCAGCTTCTATGAGAAACGCATCCTAGGTACTACCGGAGACATGGCCAGGATGCGGGAGATGGTGGAAGGCTTTGCAGATGACCTGCTGGAGGCCTTGAGGAGTGTTTGTAACCGGGATGCTGACATGGAAGTGGAGGACTGCATGGGTGTGGGGAGCATGTATGAGAATTGGAGAGTGCGTAAACCTTTTGTCTGTGATCTGATAGTGCCTTTTGCCCCCCCCGAGCCATACCGTTTCCAGTCCCAGACCTGGTGCTCTGGTGACTCTTTTCCCCCAGACGAACAAGGTTATGGCACTATCAAAGTATGCAGGGCAGATGAACATGGGACAGGTTGCATCTGTGACAAGACTAAACTAGGGGAAGATATGCTGTGCCTCCTCCATAGCCAAGCCAATACTACCAGGCCAAGCAGTGAGATGGAAGACCTCCTGTGCTTCAAAAATACTCAATATCTGGATGCTGACCAAGTCATGAAGTGGTTCCAGATTGCGGTCACCAAGGCCTGGAACAGAATCTCCCACAAGTACGAATTTGACCTCTCCTTCAGCCTCCTGGACTCACCAGGAGCTCTGAAGATAAAATTTAGGTCAGGGAAATCAATTGCCTTCAACCTCACCCCTGTGGTGCAGTACGAGAACTCTGACGTTTACTTCATCTCTCATTTCCCTCAGAGCAGCTTGGCAGCAGACCTCCCCTCCAGCACTCACTGGTTTCTCACCTTCGCAGTGTATGAGAGGAGGTTCATCCATCTGGTCTCCAAAACGCTGCCCGCTAATGCCTGCCATGTCAGCTGCCTTCAgatcctctccttcctccatgGGAAGCAGTGCAGTCTCACAGGTCCGAGCGGGCTCACCAACTACCACCTGAAGACAGTGATGCTGCATCTCCTGCAGGCACGTCCCAGTCAGGACTGGGCCCCAGAGAAGTTGGAGGCCCGTCTACAAGACATGCTTAAATTCCTGGAGAAATGTTTGCATGAGAAGAAGCTCTGCCACTTCTTCATTGGCAATGGGAAGGtaccagcagagctgggcttccCCGTCATATTCCAGAGGGCTGAGCCTCTCAACCTTTTCCGTCCTTTTGTGCTACGCAGGGATGTTTACAGGAAGACAGTGGACACGTTCCACGAGATGCTCAGGAACATGTCTGCGCTGATAAAAGAGTACACAGTGCACATTCCCATTGCACACACCAATGGGATCCATAAGGAATCCCTTTAA